The Deltaproteobacteria bacterium genome has a segment encoding these proteins:
- a CDS encoding nickel-dependent hydrogenase large subunit, which yields MAKRVVIDPIPRIEGHLRIEVELENGKVKDAWSSGTLFRGFELILQGRDPRDAWFITQRICGVCPVSHGHTSTMGLEQAFNVTPPDNARIIRNLIEGAQFVHSHILWFYHLNALDYVDVVSALQAKPKEKSLQEVHARVKKFVESGQLGPFANGYWGHPEYKLPPDLNLLAVAHYLEALEMQKEASAVVAQLGGKMPMHMSTPPGGTTFIPTVEVMDNVIWRLSRLQHWVDTVFLPDVLAIAPYYIKYAGIGKGVGNYLSWGVFEDPSFDPKKRL from the coding sequence CGCATCGAGGGGCACCTGCGCATCGAGGTGGAGTTGGAGAACGGCAAGGTCAAGGACGCTTGGTCGTCCGGGACCCTGTTCCGCGGCTTCGAGCTCATCCTGCAGGGGAGGGACCCGCGCGACGCCTGGTTCATCACCCAGCGGATCTGCGGCGTCTGCCCCGTCTCCCACGGGCATACGAGCACCATGGGGCTGGAGCAGGCGTTCAACGTGACGCCTCCCGACAACGCGCGGATCATCCGGAACCTGATCGAGGGCGCGCAGTTCGTCCACTCCCACATCCTCTGGTTCTACCACCTGAACGCCCTCGACTACGTCGACGTCGTCTCCGCCCTCCAGGCGAAGCCGAAGGAGAAGTCCCTCCAGGAAGTGCATGCAAGGGTGAAGAAGTTCGTGGAGAGCGGGCAGCTCGGCCCGTTCGCCAACGGCTACTGGGGACACCCCGAATACAAGCTGCCGCCGGACCTGAACCTCCTCGCTGTGGCCCACTACCTCGAGGCGCTCGAGATGCAGAAGGAGGCGTCCGCGGTCGTCGCCCAACTCGGCGGGAAGATGCCGATGCACATGAGCACCCCCCCCGGCGGGACGACCTTCATCCCCACCGTCGAGGTGATGGACAACGTGATCTGGCGCCTTTCGCGGCTCCAGCATTGGGTGGACACCGTCTTCCTGCCCGATGTTCTCGCGATCGCGCCGTACTACATCAAGTACGCGGGGATCGGGAAGGGCGTGGGGAACTACCTCTCCTGGGGCGTCTTCGAAGACCCCTCGTTCGACCCGAAGAAGCGGCT